A region from the Benincasa hispida cultivar B227 chromosome 10, ASM972705v1, whole genome shotgun sequence genome encodes:
- the LOC120088376 gene encoding patatin-like protein 2 isoform X3, translating into MLTAPDKNNRPLFAANKISEFYMKETPKIFPQRRNFLGGVLNLFGQARGPKYDGKQLRTVVNDLVGDLSLKQTLTNVVIPAFDIKFLQPVIFTTNDAKINALKNPRLADVCLATSAAPTFLPAHFFETKDDVTNATRTYDVVDGAIAVNNPTLAAITHINREIAVHHNANSRLKANDTRRMLVLSLGTGLAKHEEKYNATQASKWGVLGWIYNGGSTPIIDFFSDASSDMVDYHVSTLFQSSNADQNYLRIQMGIVYEQDDSLTGDAALVDIATPENLLKLVKIGEDLLKKPVSRVNLETGKYEIVDGEGSNEEALTKFAKLLHQERNLRLS; encoded by the exons ATGCTTACAGCTCCAGACAAGAACAATCGACCGTTGTTTGCGGCGAACAAGATTTCGGAGTTTTACATGAAAGAAACTCCAAAGATTTTTCCTCAACGAAG GAATTTTCTTGGTGGAGTTCTGAACTTGTTTGGGCAAGCCAGAGGGCCAAAGTACGACGGGAAGCAGCTGAGAACGGTGGTGAATGATTTGGTCGGAGATTTGAGTTTGAAACAAACACTGACCAATGTTGTGATTCCAGCTTTTGACATCAAGTTTCTCCAACCAGTCATCTTCACCACTAATGAT GCGAAAATAAATGCATTGAAGAACCCAAGGTTAGCCGATGTGTGCTTGGCCACGTCGGCGGCGCCGACATTTTTGCCGGCCCACTTCTTTGAAACTAAGGACGATGTAACAAACGCCACTCGCACATACGACGTCGTTGATGGTGCAATTGCAGTTAATAATCCC ACATTGGCAGCCATCACACACATAAATAGGGAAATAGCAGTGCATCACAATGCAAACTCAAGGCTGAAAGCAAATGATACAAGAAGGATGCTTGTTTTATCTCTAGGGACTGGGTTGGCTAAACATGAAGAGAAGTACAATGCAACACAAGCCTCAAAATGGGGTGTTCTTGGTTGGATTTATAATGGTGGTTCCACCCCAATTATTGACTTTTTTTCTGATGCGAGTTCTGATATGGTTGATTACCATGTTTCCACTCTTTTTCAGTCTTCAAATGCTGACCAAAATTATCTTCGCATTCAG ATGGGCATTGTGTATGAACAGGATGACTCATTAACTGGGGATGCTGCATTAGTGGATATAGCAACTCCAGAAAATTTACTAAAGCTTGTGAAGATTGGAGAAGATCTACTGAAGAAACCAGTGTCAagggttaatttagaaacagGAAAATATGAGATTGTTGATGGAGAAGGTAGCAATGAGGAAGCTCTCACCAAGTTTGCAAAATTGCTTCATCAAGAAAGAAACTTAAGACTAAGTTAG
- the LOC120088376 gene encoding patatin-like protein 2 isoform X1 has product MNPNFESGELITILSIDGGGVKGIIPGTVLAFLESKLQELDGPEARLADYFDVIAGTSTGGLVTAMLTAPDKNNRPLFAANKISEFYMKETPKIFPQRRNFLGGVLNLFGQARGPKYDGKQLRTVVNDLVGDLSLKQTLTNVVIPAFDIKFLQPVIFTTNDAKINALKNPRLADVCLATSAAPTFLPAHFFETKDDVTNATRTYDVVDGAIAVNNPTLAAITHINREIAVHHNANSRLKANDTRRMLVLSLGTGLAKHEEKYNATQASKWGVLGWIYNGGSTPIIDFFSDASSDMVDYHVSTLFQSSNADQNYLRIQMGIVYEQDDSLTGDAALVDIATPENLLKLVKIGEDLLKKPVSRVNLETGKYEIVDGEGSNEEALTKFAKLLHQERNLRLS; this is encoded by the exons atgaatCCAAATTTTGAGAGTGGGGAGCTCATAACAATTCTAAGCATCGATGGTGGCGGTGTCAAAGGCATCATCCCCGGAACCGTTCTCGCCTTTCTTGAATCCAAACTTCAG GAGTTAGATGGCCCAGAGGCGAGATTAGCAGATTACTTCGACGTAATTGCAGGAACGAGTACCGGAGGATTAGTCACGGCTATGCTTACAGCTCCAGACAAGAACAATCGACCGTTGTTTGCGGCGAACAAGATTTCGGAGTTTTACATGAAAGAAACTCCAAAGATTTTTCCTCAACGAAG GAATTTTCTTGGTGGAGTTCTGAACTTGTTTGGGCAAGCCAGAGGGCCAAAGTACGACGGGAAGCAGCTGAGAACGGTGGTGAATGATTTGGTCGGAGATTTGAGTTTGAAACAAACACTGACCAATGTTGTGATTCCAGCTTTTGACATCAAGTTTCTCCAACCAGTCATCTTCACCACTAATGAT GCGAAAATAAATGCATTGAAGAACCCAAGGTTAGCCGATGTGTGCTTGGCCACGTCGGCGGCGCCGACATTTTTGCCGGCCCACTTCTTTGAAACTAAGGACGATGTAACAAACGCCACTCGCACATACGACGTCGTTGATGGTGCAATTGCAGTTAATAATCCC ACATTGGCAGCCATCACACACATAAATAGGGAAATAGCAGTGCATCACAATGCAAACTCAAGGCTGAAAGCAAATGATACAAGAAGGATGCTTGTTTTATCTCTAGGGACTGGGTTGGCTAAACATGAAGAGAAGTACAATGCAACACAAGCCTCAAAATGGGGTGTTCTTGGTTGGATTTATAATGGTGGTTCCACCCCAATTATTGACTTTTTTTCTGATGCGAGTTCTGATATGGTTGATTACCATGTTTCCACTCTTTTTCAGTCTTCAAATGCTGACCAAAATTATCTTCGCATTCAG ATGGGCATTGTGTATGAACAGGATGACTCATTAACTGGGGATGCTGCATTAGTGGATATAGCAACTCCAGAAAATTTACTAAAGCTTGTGAAGATTGGAGAAGATCTACTGAAGAAACCAGTGTCAagggttaatttagaaacagGAAAATATGAGATTGTTGATGGAGAAGGTAGCAATGAGGAAGCTCTCACCAAGTTTGCAAAATTGCTTCATCAAGAAAGAAACTTAAGACTAAGTTAG
- the LOC120088376 gene encoding patatin-like protein 2 isoform X2, whose translation MNPNFESGELITILSIDGGGVKGIIPGTVLAFLESKLQELDGPEARLADYFDVIAGTSTGGLVTAMLTAPDKNNRPLFAANKISEFYMKETPKIFPQRRNFLGGVLNLFGQARGPKYDGKQLRTVVNDLVGDLSLKQTLTNVVIPAFDIKFLQPVIFTTNDAKINALKNPRLADVCLATSAAPTFLPAHFFETKDDVTNATRTYDVVDGAIAVNNPTLAAITHINREIAVHHNANSRLKANDTRRMLVLSLGTGLAKHEEKYNATQASKWGVLGWIYNGGSTPIIDFFSDASSDMVDYHVSTLFQSSNADQNYLRIQDDSLTGDAALVDIATPENLLKLVKIGEDLLKKPVSRVNLETGKYEIVDGEGSNEEALTKFAKLLHQERNLRLS comes from the exons atgaatCCAAATTTTGAGAGTGGGGAGCTCATAACAATTCTAAGCATCGATGGTGGCGGTGTCAAAGGCATCATCCCCGGAACCGTTCTCGCCTTTCTTGAATCCAAACTTCAG GAGTTAGATGGCCCAGAGGCGAGATTAGCAGATTACTTCGACGTAATTGCAGGAACGAGTACCGGAGGATTAGTCACGGCTATGCTTACAGCTCCAGACAAGAACAATCGACCGTTGTTTGCGGCGAACAAGATTTCGGAGTTTTACATGAAAGAAACTCCAAAGATTTTTCCTCAACGAAG GAATTTTCTTGGTGGAGTTCTGAACTTGTTTGGGCAAGCCAGAGGGCCAAAGTACGACGGGAAGCAGCTGAGAACGGTGGTGAATGATTTGGTCGGAGATTTGAGTTTGAAACAAACACTGACCAATGTTGTGATTCCAGCTTTTGACATCAAGTTTCTCCAACCAGTCATCTTCACCACTAATGAT GCGAAAATAAATGCATTGAAGAACCCAAGGTTAGCCGATGTGTGCTTGGCCACGTCGGCGGCGCCGACATTTTTGCCGGCCCACTTCTTTGAAACTAAGGACGATGTAACAAACGCCACTCGCACATACGACGTCGTTGATGGTGCAATTGCAGTTAATAATCCC ACATTGGCAGCCATCACACACATAAATAGGGAAATAGCAGTGCATCACAATGCAAACTCAAGGCTGAAAGCAAATGATACAAGAAGGATGCTTGTTTTATCTCTAGGGACTGGGTTGGCTAAACATGAAGAGAAGTACAATGCAACACAAGCCTCAAAATGGGGTGTTCTTGGTTGGATTTATAATGGTGGTTCCACCCCAATTATTGACTTTTTTTCTGATGCGAGTTCTGATATGGTTGATTACCATGTTTCCACTCTTTTTCAGTCTTCAAATGCTGACCAAAATTATCTTCGCATTCAG GATGACTCATTAACTGGGGATGCTGCATTAGTGGATATAGCAACTCCAGAAAATTTACTAAAGCTTGTGAAGATTGGAGAAGATCTACTGAAGAAACCAGTGTCAagggttaatttagaaacagGAAAATATGAGATTGTTGATGGAGAAGGTAGCAATGAGGAAGCTCTCACCAAGTTTGCAAAATTGCTTCATCAAGAAAGAAACTTAAGACTAAGTTAG